From Phenylobacterium montanum, the proteins below share one genomic window:
- the ruvX gene encoding Holliday junction resolvase RuvX — MPVLDLTDLPAALPAMTPLFGLDLGEKTIGVAVSDVTRMIASPLELIRKGKFTDDAGRLLKLMDERGAKAVVIGLPVNMDGTEGPRCQSSRAFGRNLLRLREDLVVAFWDERLSSAAVNRMLIDEADVTRARRADLVDKAAAAYILQGALDRLGS, encoded by the coding sequence ATGCCCGTGCTCGACCTGACCGACCTGCCTGCCGCCCTCCCCGCCATGACCCCACTGTTCGGCCTGGATCTCGGCGAAAAGACCATCGGCGTCGCCGTCAGCGACGTCACCCGCATGATCGCCAGCCCCCTGGAGCTGATCCGCAAGGGCAAATTCACCGACGACGCGGGTCGGCTGCTCAAGCTGATGGACGAGCGCGGGGCCAAGGCGGTGGTGATCGGCCTGCCGGTGAACATGGACGGGACCGAGGGGCCGCGCTGCCAGTCCAGCCGCGCTTTCGGCCGCAACCTTCTGCGCCTGCGCGAGGATCTGGTGGTCGCCTTCTGGGACGAGCGACTGTCGAGCGCCGCGGTGAACCGCATGCTGATCGACGAGGCCGATGTGACGAGGGCTCGGAGGGCCGACTTGGTCGACAAGGCGGCGGCTGCGTACATCCTGCAGGGCGCGCTGGATCGGCTGGGGTCATAG
- the gatB gene encoding Asp-tRNA(Asn)/Glu-tRNA(Gln) amidotransferase subunit GatB, which produces MTDTSKVIEGRTGPWEIVLGLEVHAQVASRAKLFSGAAVGFGAGPNEQVSLVDAAMPGMLPVINRHCVEQAVRTGLGLKAQIHAWSRFDRKNYFYPDLPQGYQISQFAHPIVGEGEILVERDDGSTFTVRIERLHLEQDAGKSIHDQDPDWTYVDLNRAGTALMEIVSRPDMRSSEEAAAYVKKLRTILRYLGTCDGDMEKGNLRADVNVSVCRPGAYEKYRESGSFSHLGTRCEIKNVNSYRFIQQAIEYEARRQIEILEDGGSIVQETRLFDPTKGETRSMRSKEEAHDYRYFPDPDLLPLELEQSWIEGIKAGLPELPDAKKARLQSEYGLSAYDAGVLVTESVRADFFEKAARGRDAKLTANWITNGLLAKLSEGGHDIDDSPIKPEAIAGLVKLIEEGVVSSKIARTVFEHMWAGEGDPAAIVEKHGLVQVSDTGALEAAIDKLIAANPDKAAAVKDKPQAIGWFVGQVMRETGGKANPGVVNDLLKAKLGIA; this is translated from the coding sequence ATGACCGACACCAGCAAAGTTATAGAAGGCCGCACCGGTCCCTGGGAGATCGTCCTGGGCCTCGAGGTGCACGCGCAGGTCGCCTCGAGGGCCAAGCTGTTCTCGGGCGCCGCCGTGGGTTTCGGCGCCGGGCCGAACGAGCAGGTCAGCCTGGTGGACGCCGCCATGCCCGGCATGTTGCCGGTGATCAACCGCCATTGCGTCGAGCAAGCCGTGCGCACGGGCCTGGGCCTGAAGGCGCAGATCCACGCCTGGTCACGCTTCGACCGGAAGAACTATTTCTATCCCGACCTGCCGCAAGGCTATCAGATCAGCCAGTTCGCCCATCCGATCGTAGGCGAGGGCGAGATCCTGGTCGAACGGGATGATGGCTCGACCTTCACCGTGCGCATCGAACGGCTGCACCTGGAGCAGGACGCCGGCAAGTCGATCCACGACCAGGATCCCGACTGGACCTATGTCGACCTGAACCGCGCCGGCACCGCCCTGATGGAGATCGTGTCCCGGCCGGACATGCGCTCGTCTGAAGAGGCCGCCGCCTATGTGAAGAAGCTTCGGACCATCCTGCGCTATCTGGGCACCTGCGACGGCGACATGGAGAAGGGCAATCTGCGCGCCGATGTGAACGTCTCGGTCTGCCGCCCCGGCGCTTATGAGAAGTATCGCGAGAGCGGAAGCTTCAGCCACCTCGGCACGCGTTGCGAGATCAAGAACGTCAACTCCTACCGCTTCATCCAGCAGGCGATCGAGTACGAGGCGCGCCGTCAGATCGAGATCCTCGAAGACGGCGGTTCGATCGTGCAGGAGACTCGCCTGTTCGACCCCACAAAGGGCGAGACCCGCTCGATGCGGTCCAAGGAAGAGGCGCACGACTACCGCTACTTCCCGGACCCCGACCTTCTGCCGCTGGAGCTCGAGCAGAGCTGGATCGAAGGGATCAAGGCCGGCCTGCCGGAATTGCCCGACGCCAAGAAGGCGCGGCTGCAAAGCGAGTATGGCCTGTCGGCCTACGACGCCGGGGTGCTGGTGACCGAGAGCGTGCGCGCGGACTTCTTCGAAAAGGCCGCCCGGGGCCGCGACGCCAAGCTGACCGCCAACTGGATCACCAACGGCCTCCTGGCCAAACTGTCCGAAGGCGGCCACGACATCGACGACAGCCCGATCAAGCCCGAGGCGATCGCCGGCCTGGTCAAGCTCATCGAGGAGGGCGTGGTCTCCTCCAAGATCGCGCGTACCGTGTTCGAACACATGTGGGCGGGCGAGGGCGACCCGGCGGCGATCGTCGAGAAGCATGGCCTGGTCCAGGTCAGCGACACCGGCGCGCTGGAGGCCGCGATCGACAAGCTGATCGCCGCCAATCCGGACAAGGCTGCGGCCGTCAAGGACAAGCCCCAGGCGATCGGCTGGTTCGTCGGCCAGGTGATGCGCGAGACCGGCGGCAAGGCTAATCCGGGCGTGGTCAACGACCTGCTGAAGGCCAAGCTCGGCATCGCCTGA
- the pyrC gene encoding dihydroorotase: MTSQQPAPPLAPPLALVNARLVDPASGYDGPGSVLIENGLVADVVRAPSPGAVAQDIAAIDCQGALLIPGLVDIRVKTGEPGSEPKETLKSAARAAAAGGVTTVVLQPDTDPVIDEPAMVDFIQRRARDIGLVHVHVAGAATKGLEGSKMAEIGLMREAGALYITDADRVIANSLVMRRVMTYAKGFGALVAHRPADPYLSDGAAATEGDFAARMGLPGVSVMAERIMLERDLALAELTGAPLLVDQISCTEGLESLKRAKDKGVKVWATASINHLTFNELDVGDYRTFYKLSPPLRGEDDRQALIEALASGLIDVIVSAHAPAPAEDKRLPFEEAAPGAVGLETLLPALLALHHDDRAPLIDLVAAVTSKPADLLGLEAGRIAKGKPADLVLCDLNAPVVIDSDHLLSKSKNSPFDGRKLQGRVQRTLVGGREVYRA; this comes from the coding sequence ATGACCTCGCAGCAACCCGCCCCGCCCCTCGCCCCCCCTCTCGCGCTCGTCAATGCGCGCCTGGTCGATCCCGCCAGCGGCTATGACGGCCCAGGCTCGGTCCTGATCGAGAACGGCCTGGTGGCCGATGTGGTCCGCGCCCCTTCGCCCGGCGCTGTCGCCCAGGACATCGCCGCGATCGACTGCCAGGGCGCCCTCCTGATCCCCGGCCTGGTCGACATCCGCGTCAAGACAGGTGAGCCGGGCTCGGAGCCCAAGGAGACGCTGAAGTCCGCCGCCCGGGCCGCCGCCGCCGGGGGCGTCACCACCGTGGTGCTGCAGCCCGACACCGATCCGGTGATCGACGAGCCGGCCATGGTCGACTTCATCCAGCGCCGCGCGCGTGACATTGGCCTGGTGCATGTGCACGTGGCCGGCGCCGCGACCAAGGGCCTGGAAGGCTCCAAAATGGCCGAGATTGGCCTGATGCGCGAGGCGGGCGCCCTCTACATCACCGACGCCGACCGGGTGATCGCCAACAGCCTGGTAATGCGCCGGGTGATGACCTACGCCAAGGGCTTCGGCGCCCTGGTCGCCCACCGCCCGGCCGACCCCTACCTGTCCGACGGCGCCGCGGCCACCGAGGGCGACTTCGCCGCCCGCATGGGCCTGCCGGGCGTCTCGGTGATGGCCGAGCGGATCATGCTGGAACGCGACCTGGCCCTGGCCGAGCTGACCGGCGCGCCGCTGCTGGTCGACCAGATCAGCTGCACCGAGGGGCTGGAGAGCCTGAAGCGGGCCAAGGACAAGGGGGTCAAGGTCTGGGCCACGGCCTCGATCAACCACCTGACCTTCAACGAGCTGGACGTCGGCGATTACCGCACCTTCTACAAGCTCAGCCCGCCCCTGCGCGGCGAGGACGACCGCCAGGCCCTGATCGAAGCCCTGGCCAGCGGCCTGATCGACGTGATCGTCTCGGCCCACGCCCCCGCCCCCGCCGAGGACAAGCGCCTGCCCTTCGAAGAAGCCGCGCCCGGCGCCGTAGGCCTTGAGACCCTGCTCCCCGCCCTCCTCGCCCTGCATCACGACGACCGAGCCCCCCTGATCGACCTCGTGGCCGCCGTCACCTCGAAACCCGCGGACCTCCTCGGCCTCGAAGCCGGCCGCATCGCCAAGGGCAAGCCGGCGGACCTGGTGCTGTGCGACCTGAACGCGCCTGTGGTGATCGACTCCGACCACCTGCTGTCGAAGTCGAAGAACTCGCCGTTCGATGGGCGGAAATTGCAGGGGCGCGTGCAGAGGACGCTGGTAGGCGGGCGGGAGGTTTATCGGGCGTGA
- the gatA gene encoding Asp-tRNA(Asn)/Glu-tRNA(Gln) amidotransferase subunit GatA, producing the protein MSELTRLTLKAATVGLRAKTFSSRELTQAHVEAVAAARPLNAYLVETPDQALAMAEASDARIAKGEGGPLEGIPLGIKDLFCTEGVRTTAGSKILGDFKPTYESTVTANLWRDGAVMLGKLNMDEFAMGSSNETSAFGPVTNPWRSGASNKPLTPGGSSGGSAAAVAADLCLGATATDTGGSIRQPAAFTGTVGIKPTYGRCSRWGVVAFASSLDQAGPIAKTVEDAAMLLTSMSGHDPKDSTSLNVDVPDFASFVGKPVKGLRIGVPREYRVDNMPAEIDALWQKGVEWLKEAGCEIVDVSLPHTKYALPAYYIVAPAEASSNLARYDGMRYGLRADAKSLTDVYEETRAQGFGTEVKRRILIGTYVLSHGYYDAYYLKAQKVRRRIADDFDRAWETCDALLTPTAPSAAFGLGENSADPVAMYLNDIFTVTVNLAGLPGISVPAGLDANGLPLGLQLIGRPLDEGTLFSLAGAVEKAAAFKAKPEKWW; encoded by the coding sequence ATGAGCGAGCTCACCCGGCTGACCCTGAAGGCCGCCACGGTCGGCCTTCGCGCCAAGACCTTCTCATCGCGCGAACTGACCCAGGCGCATGTCGAAGCGGTCGCCGCCGCGCGGCCGCTGAACGCCTATCTGGTCGAGACTCCCGACCAGGCTCTGGCCATGGCCGAAGCCTCCGACGCCCGTATCGCGAAGGGCGAGGGCGGCCCGCTGGAGGGGATTCCGCTCGGCATCAAGGACCTGTTCTGCACCGAGGGTGTGCGCACCACCGCCGGCTCGAAGATCCTGGGCGACTTCAAGCCGACCTACGAATCCACCGTCACCGCCAACCTGTGGCGCGACGGGGCGGTGATGCTGGGCAAGCTGAACATGGACGAGTTCGCCATGGGCTCCTCCAACGAGACCTCGGCTTTCGGCCCGGTGACCAATCCCTGGCGCTCGGGCGCCTCGAACAAGCCGCTGACGCCGGGCGGTTCCTCGGGCGGCTCGGCCGCAGCGGTGGCGGCGGACCTGTGTCTGGGCGCCACGGCCACCGACACCGGCGGCTCTATCCGCCAGCCGGCGGCCTTCACCGGCACCGTGGGCATCAAGCCGACCTATGGCCGCTGCTCGCGCTGGGGCGTGGTGGCGTTCGCCTCCTCGCTCGACCAGGCCGGCCCGATCGCCAAGACGGTCGAGGACGCGGCCATGCTACTGACCTCGATGAGCGGCCACGACCCCAAGGACTCCACAAGCCTGAACGTGGATGTCCCGGATTTCGCCAGCTTCGTCGGCAAGCCGGTCAAGGGCCTGCGCATCGGCGTGCCCCGGGAATACAGGGTCGACAACATGCCGGCCGAGATCGACGCGCTGTGGCAAAAGGGCGTCGAGTGGCTGAAGGAGGCCGGCTGCGAGATCGTCGATGTCTCCCTGCCGCACACCAAATACGCCCTTCCAGCCTATTATATCGTGGCCCCGGCCGAGGCCTCCTCGAACCTCGCCCGCTACGACGGCATGCGCTATGGCCTGCGCGCCGATGCCAAGTCGCTGACCGACGTCTATGAAGAGACCCGCGCCCAGGGATTTGGGACCGAGGTCAAGCGGCGGATCCTGATCGGCACCTATGTGCTGAGCCACGGCTACTACGACGCCTACTACCTGAAGGCGCAGAAGGTGCGCCGGCGCATCGCCGACGACTTCGACCGGGCCTGGGAGACCTGCGACGCGCTCCTGACGCCGACGGCGCCCTCGGCCGCGTTCGGCCTCGGCGAAAACAGCGCCGATCCCGTGGCGATGTACCTGAACGACATCTTCACCGTCACCGTGAACCTGGCCGGCCTGCCGGGGATCAGCGTTCCGGCCGGGCTGGACGCCAATGGCCTGCCGCTGGGCCTGCAGCTGATCGGCCGGCCGCTGGACGAGGGGACCCTGTTTTCCCTGGCCGGCGCGGTGGAAAAGGCCGCCGCCTTCAAGGCCAAGCCGGAAAAGTGGTGGTAG
- the pdhA gene encoding pyruvate dehydrogenase (acetyl-transferring) E1 component subunit alpha: MARAAKAAKAPAKAVGAVDVPSKDDLLKYYREMLLIRRFEERAGQLYGMGLIGGFCHLYIGQEAIAVGMQSIMKPGDQVITGYRDHGHMLTCGMDPKEVMAELTGRAAGASKGKGGSMHMFSTSAHFYGGHGIVGAQVSLGTGLGMANRYRDNGNVAFTYFGDGAANQGQVYESFNMAELWSLPVVYVIENNQYAMGTSVERSSSETHLFKRGNSFNIQGAEVDGMDVLAVREAGAMAAEHARSGKGPFILEMKTYRYRGHSMSDPAKYRTREEVDAVRKTRDPIDHLQERLESLGMADEAALKAIDADVKRIVAEAAEFARTAPEPDPSELYTDVYLETAAQ; the protein is encoded by the coding sequence ATGGCGAGAGCTGCCAAGGCGGCGAAAGCCCCGGCGAAAGCTGTGGGCGCGGTTGATGTCCCGAGCAAGGACGACCTGCTCAAATACTATCGCGAGATGCTGCTGATCCGGCGCTTCGAGGAGCGTGCGGGCCAGCTTTATGGCATGGGTCTGATCGGCGGCTTCTGCCACCTCTATATCGGCCAGGAAGCCATCGCCGTCGGCATGCAAAGCATCATGAAGCCGGGCGACCAGGTGATCACCGGCTATCGCGACCACGGCCACATGCTGACCTGCGGCATGGACCCCAAGGAAGTCATGGCCGAGTTGACCGGTCGCGCCGCGGGCGCGTCGAAGGGCAAGGGTGGCTCGATGCACATGTTCTCGACCAGCGCCCATTTCTACGGCGGCCACGGCATCGTCGGCGCCCAGGTGTCCTTGGGCACCGGGCTCGGCATGGCCAATCGCTATCGTGACAACGGTAACGTAGCCTTCACCTACTTCGGCGACGGCGCGGCCAACCAGGGCCAGGTCTATGAGAGCTTCAACATGGCCGAGCTCTGGTCGCTGCCGGTGGTCTACGTCATCGAGAACAATCAGTACGCCATGGGCACCAGCGTCGAGCGCTCCTCGTCCGAGACGCACCTGTTCAAGCGCGGGAACAGCTTCAATATCCAGGGCGCCGAGGTCGACGGCATGGACGTGCTGGCGGTGCGCGAGGCCGGGGCCATGGCCGCCGAGCACGCGCGTTCAGGCAAAGGCCCCTTCATCCTGGAGATGAAGACCTACCGCTACCGCGGCCACTCCATGTCGGACCCGGCCAAGTATCGCACGCGCGAAGAGGTCGACGCGGTGCGCAAGACTCGCGACCCGATCGATCACTTGCAGGAGCGGCTGGAGAGCCTGGGCATGGCCGACGAAGCCGCGCTGAAGGCCATCGACGCCGACGTCAAGCGCATCGTCGCCGAGGCCGCCGAGTTCGCCCGCACCGCCCCCGAGCCGGACCCCTCCGAGCTTTACACCGATGTCTATCTGGAGACGGCCGCCCAATGA
- a CDS encoding FtsB family cell division protein, translated as MFAQLRTFLPTTILALLIIYFGYQALTGDRGLLTQPERNATLQEKSVELAKLEAERKDLELRARLLRDSSLSADLLEERSRRQLGLVDPRDYVIRTKP; from the coding sequence ATGTTCGCGCAACTGCGCACCTTCCTGCCGACCACCATCCTCGCGCTCTTGATCATTTATTTTGGATATCAAGCGCTTACGGGGGATCGCGGACTGCTGACCCAGCCCGAGCGGAACGCCACGCTGCAGGAAAAGTCGGTCGAATTGGCCAAGCTCGAAGCCGAACGCAAGGACCTGGAGCTGCGTGCGCGGCTTCTGCGCGATTCCAGCCTTTCCGCCGATCTTCTGGAGGAACGCAGCAGAAGGCAGCTAGGCTTGGTTGACCCTAGGGACTATGTGATCCGCACGAAACCCTGA
- a CDS encoding alpha/beta fold hydrolase, producing MQSDSATLAKAVEIRTRDGMRLFHRDWGQGRPMVFVHSWAMSSAMWAYQVAHLSEQGFRCIAYDRRGHGRSDPTSRGFDIDTLADDLAAVIDQLGLEDVTLVGHSMGCGEIVRYLTRHGSRRVAKVVLLAPVTPCVLAKEDNPFGAPMTYFEELREAWRTDFPKWIDDNKAPFVTSETSPQMVEWLVDQLRETPVPVAIAANKAMVNADLRADLGEIDRPMLILHGDKDASAPLDLTGRITAQGVTGSVLKVYDGAPHGLFVTHMDEVNRDILAFAA from the coding sequence ATGCAAAGTGACAGCGCCACCCTGGCCAAGGCAGTCGAAATCCGCACCCGCGACGGGATGCGCCTGTTCCATCGCGACTGGGGCCAGGGCCGGCCGATGGTGTTCGTTCACAGCTGGGCCATGTCCAGCGCCATGTGGGCCTATCAGGTCGCCCATCTGAGCGAGCAGGGTTTCCGCTGCATCGCCTATGACCGCCGCGGCCATGGCCGGTCGGACCCCACCTCGCGCGGCTTCGACATCGACACCCTGGCCGACGACCTGGCGGCGGTGATCGACCAGCTGGGGCTGGAGGACGTGACCCTGGTCGGTCACTCCATGGGCTGCGGCGAGATCGTTCGTTACCTGACGCGGCACGGCTCAAGGCGGGTGGCCAAGGTGGTGCTGCTGGCGCCGGTGACCCCCTGCGTCCTGGCCAAGGAAGACAACCCCTTCGGCGCCCCCATGACCTATTTCGAAGAGTTGCGCGAAGCCTGGCGAACCGATTTTCCCAAGTGGATCGACGACAACAAGGCGCCCTTCGTTACGTCGGAGACGTCACCCCAGATGGTCGAATGGCTGGTGGATCAGCTGCGCGAAACGCCGGTTCCGGTGGCTATCGCGGCCAATAAGGCGATGGTGAACGCCGATCTGCGCGCGGATTTGGGTGAAATCGACCGACCGATGCTGATCCTGCACGGGGACAAGGACGCCTCTGCGCCGCTGGACCTCACCGGACGCATCACCGCCCAGGGTGTCACGGGCTCGGTGCTCAAGGTCTATGACGGCGCGCCGCACGGCCTGTTCGTGACCCACATGGACGAGGTCAACCGGGACATCCTGGCCTTCGCCGCCTGA
- a CDS encoding SPFH domain-containing protein: MKIFARYALVALAAIGLAACGQVRPGHVGIKVNNFGSNAGVQQETLGVGWYFTPFGTHIEEYPIFTNTYTYSASATEGKAEDQAFVFQDKSGLGLSADIAVSYSVDAAKAAILYQKYRTDTDGLISGPMRNAIRDSLVTRASQLNVDEIYGPRKAELLNNVQHDVQSFFAPYGLRVERLFWAGNVRVPDTVLAQINARIANEQEALAAQAKVATVQAQAQQAIAEAQGKAQALNIEGAAIRANPEVLRIRAIEKWDGKLPQVTSGGVPFINIEK, encoded by the coding sequence GTGAAAATCTTCGCAAGATACGCTCTGGTGGCCTTAGCCGCCATCGGGCTCGCCGCCTGCGGCCAGGTGCGCCCCGGCCACGTGGGCATCAAGGTCAACAACTTCGGCTCCAACGCCGGGGTGCAGCAGGAGACCCTGGGGGTCGGCTGGTATTTCACCCCCTTCGGCACGCATATCGAGGAATATCCGATCTTCACCAACACCTATACCTACTCGGCCTCGGCGACCGAGGGTAAGGCCGAGGATCAGGCGTTCGTGTTCCAGGACAAGTCGGGCCTGGGCCTCTCGGCCGACATCGCCGTCAGCTATTCGGTGGACGCGGCCAAGGCGGCGATCCTCTATCAGAAGTACCGCACCGACACAGACGGCCTGATCAGCGGCCCGATGCGCAACGCTATCCGCGACAGCCTGGTCACCCGCGCCTCGCAGTTGAACGTCGACGAGATCTATGGGCCGCGAAAGGCCGAACTCTTGAACAACGTGCAGCACGACGTGCAGAGCTTCTTCGCCCCCTATGGCCTGAGGGTCGAGCGGCTGTTCTGGGCCGGCAATGTGCGCGTGCCCGACACGGTGCTGGCCCAGATCAACGCCCGCATCGCCAACGAGCAGGAGGCCCTGGCCGCCCAGGCCAAGGTCGCCACCGTCCAGGCCCAGGCGCAGCAGGCCATCGCCGAGGCTCAAGGCAAGGCCCAGGCCCTCAACATCGAAGGCGCCGCCATCCGCGCCAACCCCGAGGTGCTGAGGATCCGCGCCATCGAAAAATGGGACGGCAAGCTGCCCCAGGTGACCTCGGGTGGGGTGCCGTTCATCAATATCGAGAAGTAG
- the gatC gene encoding Asp-tRNA(Asn)/Glu-tRNA(Gln) amidotransferase subunit GatC → MAIDAATVKKVASLARIREPEDRLEPLARELSGILQWIEQLAEVDTEGVEPMTSVVKAALPMREDVVTDGGDPARVLANAPRSDRNFFVVPKVVE, encoded by the coding sequence ATGGCCATCGACGCGGCGACCGTCAAAAAGGTCGCCAGCCTCGCCCGCATCCGCGAACCGGAAGACCGGCTCGAGCCCCTGGCGCGCGAGCTGTCCGGTATCCTGCAGTGGATCGAGCAACTGGCCGAGGTCGACACCGAAGGCGTCGAGCCGATGACCTCGGTGGTCAAGGCCGCCCTGCCGATGCGCGAGGACGTGGTCACCGACGGCGGCGATCCCGCCCGGGTGCTGGCCAACGCCCCGCGTTCGGACCGGAACTTCTTCGTCGTGCCCAAGGTGGTCGAATAA
- a CDS encoding GFA family protein, which translates to MARFDGACHCGRLKVAFETPSPAALSLRACQCSFCRRHGARNVSDPAGSLAISAEAASLHRYRFGRKGIDMLICGECGTYVAALCEIDGALYATLNITGADIQGLTLGAAEPVDYEEETDAARLARRRAKWTPASLTLAA; encoded by the coding sequence ATGGCGCGGTTTGATGGCGCCTGCCACTGCGGCCGGTTGAAGGTCGCCTTCGAGACGCCGTCGCCGGCGGCGCTCAGCCTTCGCGCTTGCCAATGCTCGTTCTGCCGCCGGCATGGTGCGCGCAATGTCAGCGATCCGGCCGGGAGCCTGGCGATTTCAGCCGAGGCGGCGTCGCTGCATCGCTACCGCTTCGGCCGCAAGGGCATCGACATGCTGATCTGCGGCGAGTGCGGAACCTATGTGGCGGCGCTGTGCGAGATCGACGGCGCGCTCTACGCCACCTTGAACATCACCGGCGCCGACATCCAGGGCCTGACCCTGGGCGCGGCCGAGCCGGTGGACTACGAAGAAGAAACCGATGCGGCGCGCCTGGCGCGGCGGCGAGCGAAATGGACGCCCGCCTCCCTGACCCTGGCCGCCTAG
- a CDS encoding pyruvate dehydrogenase complex E1 component subunit beta has protein sequence MSVDVLMPALSPTMEEGTLAKWLIKAGDTVSSGDVIAEIETDKATMEVEAVDEGVVEAILVPEGTEGVKVNAPIARLAGGNGAAATPAPAPEPAPAPAAPRAAPTPSVKLLDPEIPADAKLAKVTVRDALRDAMAEEMRRDPDVFLMGEEVAQYQGAYKVSRDLLQEFGDKRVIDTPITEHGFAGLGVGAAMAGLKPIVEFMTFNFAMQAIDHLINSAAKTLYMSGGQIRCSIVFRGPNGAASRVAAQHSQDYSAWYANVPGLKVIAPYDSADAKALLKAAIRDPNPVIFLEHEMMYGHEFDVPEGDFVAPIGKCKIRRVGADVTLTAHSRMVGLALEAAEVLAKDGIEAEVIDLRTLRPLDHETIVESVKKTNRIVTCEEGWGPMGVGAEVVARVIEHAFDYLDAPPARVHQEDVPMPYAANLEALALPTVDKIVQAAKAVSYR, from the coding sequence ATGAGCGTGGACGTATTGATGCCCGCCCTCTCGCCGACCATGGAAGAGGGCACCCTGGCCAAGTGGCTTATCAAGGCCGGGGACACGGTCTCCTCAGGCGACGTGATCGCCGAGATCGAGACCGACAAGGCGACCATGGAGGTCGAGGCCGTCGATGAAGGGGTGGTCGAGGCCATCCTGGTTCCTGAAGGGACCGAAGGGGTCAAGGTCAACGCCCCGATCGCCCGCCTGGCCGGCGGCAATGGCGCCGCGGCGACACCGGCGCCCGCGCCCGAACCTGCGCCCGCTCCGGCGGCGCCCAGGGCGGCGCCGACGCCCAGCGTGAAGCTGCTCGATCCTGAAATCCCGGCCGACGCCAAGCTGGCCAAGGTCACGGTCCGCGACGCCCTGCGCGACGCTATGGCCGAAGAGATGCGTCGCGACCCGGACGTGTTCCTGATGGGCGAGGAAGTCGCCCAGTATCAGGGCGCCTACAAGGTCAGCCGCGACCTTCTGCAGGAGTTCGGCGACAAGCGGGTGATCGACACCCCGATCACCGAGCATGGCTTCGCCGGCCTCGGCGTTGGCGCGGCCATGGCCGGCCTGAAGCCGATCGTCGAGTTCATGACCTTCAACTTCGCCATGCAGGCGATCGACCACCTGATCAACTCGGCGGCCAAGACCCTCTACATGTCGGGCGGCCAGATCCGCTGCTCGATCGTGTTCCGTGGCCCGAACGGCGCCGCCTCCCGCGTGGCGGCACAGCACAGCCAGGACTATTCGGCCTGGTACGCCAATGTGCCGGGCCTGAAGGTGATCGCGCCCTATGACTCGGCCGACGCCAAGGCCCTGCTCAAGGCCGCGATCCGCGACCCGAACCCGGTCATCTTCCTCGAGCACGAGATGATGTATGGCCACGAGTTCGACGTGCCGGAGGGCGACTTCGTGGCCCCGATCGGCAAGTGCAAGATCCGCCGCGTCGGCGCCGACGTCACCCTGACCGCCCACTCGCGGATGGTCGGCCTGGCGCTCGAGGCCGCCGAGGTCCTGGCCAAGGACGGCATCGAGGCCGAGGTGATCGATCTGCGCACCCTGCGCCCGTTGGACCACGAGACCATCGTCGAAAGCGTCAAGAAGACCAACCGCATCGTCACTTGCGAGGAGGGCTGGGGCCCCATGGGCGTCGGCGCCGAGGTGGTGGCGCGTGTGATCGAGCACGCCTTCGACTATCTCGACGCCCCGCCGGCCCGCGTCCACCAGGAGGACGTGCCCATGCCCTATGCCGCCAACCTGGAGGCCCTGGCCCTGCCGACGGTCGACAAGATCGTCCAGGCGGCCAAGGCGGTCAGCTACAGGTGA
- a CDS encoding GFA family protein has protein sequence MSTADLVWRSGGCHCGAVRFEAALPGRVEAQACNCFMCEKVGFIHIIVPESRFRLTQGGEAITHYRFNTGVADHSFCKVCGVKSFYRPRSNPDGWSVNARCLDDPDSLAIVVEPFDGRNWEVHAAALAHLSREPG, from the coding sequence GTGAGCACGGCCGACCTGGTCTGGCGTTCGGGCGGCTGCCATTGCGGCGCCGTGCGTTTCGAGGCGGCCCTGCCGGGCCGCGTCGAGGCGCAGGCCTGCAATTGCTTCATGTGCGAGAAAGTGGGTTTCATCCACATTATCGTGCCCGAGAGCCGGTTCCGTCTGACCCAGGGCGGCGAAGCGATCACCCATTACCGGTTCAACACCGGCGTCGCCGATCACAGCTTCTGCAAGGTCTGCGGCGTGAAGAGCTTCTATCGCCCGCGCTCCAATCCGGACGGCTGGTCGGTCAACGCGCGCTGTCTCGACGATCCGGACAGCCTGGCGATCGTGGTCGAGCCTTTCGACGGCCGCAACTGGGAGGTCCACGCCGCCGCCTTGGCCCATCTGAGCCGGGAGCCCGGCTGA